The Bacteroidota bacterium genome includes a region encoding these proteins:
- a CDS encoding FAD:protein FMN transferase → MPFRISFLLWMGACSLLAQDTTLLYEVNASKNLIGTVVDVKVFAGDIQKAKKSLYLAFREIERIDSLLAWQIPSSEISRINDAAGKAPVKISFETFSILKRSVQYSVLSSGIFDVTIGPLTQLWGFNGDEEPSDVPQVNKIDSCKQLVNFRNLTLNEKDTTAFLQRKGMSIDLGGIGKGYAIDRASDILKKYGFTSFLFNAGGDILVSGMKNENQKWVIGIKHPRNEGKLIGSVEIADLAIATSGDYERYFEKNSVRYHHIIDPRTGFPAIGSTSVSVVAESSEKSDALATILFITHGDSSPSAPDYLIIDANLTLHFSPKFKSKYLFVQE, encoded by the coding sequence ATGCCATTTCGCATTAGTTTTTTATTATGGATGGGAGCATGCTCCCTGTTGGCTCAGGATACGACCCTCCTATACGAGGTGAATGCCTCAAAAAATCTTATCGGGACTGTAGTAGATGTTAAGGTGTTCGCCGGTGATATTCAAAAAGCAAAAAAATCTTTGTATCTCGCTTTCCGTGAAATCGAAAGAATCGATTCACTTCTTGCGTGGCAGATTCCCTCTTCTGAAATTTCCAGAATCAATGATGCTGCCGGTAAAGCACCAGTCAAAATATCGTTTGAAACCTTTTCCATTTTAAAACGCTCGGTTCAATACTCTGTTCTATCTTCAGGTATTTTTGATGTCACAATCGGACCTCTTACGCAACTCTGGGGTTTTAACGGAGACGAAGAACCCTCAGATGTTCCACAGGTAAACAAAATAGACTCCTGCAAACAGCTTGTAAATTTCAGGAACCTGACACTCAATGAAAAGGATACCACGGCATTTTTGCAGCGTAAAGGAATGTCGATTGACCTTGGTGGTATCGGGAAAGGGTATGCCATCGACAGAGCTTCTGACATATTAAAAAAGTACGGTTTTACATCTTTTCTTTTTAATGCCGGCGGTGATATCCTGGTATCGGGAATGAAAAATGAGAATCAGAAGTGGGTTATCGGGATAAAGCACCCGAGGAATGAGGGAAAGTTGATCGGCAGTGTTGAGATTGCTGACCTCGCAATAGCAACAAGTGGCGACTATGAAAGATATTTTGAGAAAAACAGTGTAAGGTATCATCATATCATCGATCCCCGAACCGGATTTCCTGCCATCGGGAGCACCAGCGTTTCGGTTGTCGCCGAATCTTCAGAAAAATCTGACGCCCTCGCTACAATTCTTTTCATCACTCATGGAGATAGTTCGCCGTCTGCACCCGATTACCTGATCATCGATGCGAATCTGACACTGCATTTCTCCCCAAAATTCAAATCGAAATACCTCTTCGTACAGGAATGA
- a CDS encoding DUF5723 family protein — MKTFKYSVLALVIFSSLVSAQNGGGIASSSDPVATAMGKTMTVTSRGVYALGANPALITWSEPKTFEFSVIGPINIRAGFDFMTLDDYNYFFGGTTDASGKTTGRYLTNDDELRFRELFKDESSMIVGASFTMFSATYNAGPSIGAFGFNITDQFYSKAVIPETFAKLALEGNVQNQLYDFGGTKFGANWMRKYGLTYARDFKLFNWKQVSAGITMNLVHGYGYAAIDYIRTSFSFDANNQLTGTGDYRAISAFSPDFGIKYDFDSTDIQKGKNFFPFPSPGGTGFGIDLGFAAQINDKWSIGLAITDIGSINWTQKTAEFKAEGGIFLNDLLDQKQRDSLVNVLKGKAKSTGEFSTALPGALRFGTAFKTGGSSGDWLFASDFNFGFNDQPGNSTAMRWSMGMEWNPKASWLPWFRTGFSVGGGTIASWSFGGGFKIWKIYFDGATYDFQYLFSPSKAKRVSVSLGARWRFD, encoded by the coding sequence ATGAAAACTTTTAAATATTCAGTATTGGCATTGGTGATTTTCTCTTCTTTAGTTTCTGCACAGAACGGTGGGGGCATAGCCAGCAGTTCTGATCCTGTTGCCACCGCAATGGGAAAAACCATGACTGTAACTTCCCGTGGCGTATATGCATTGGGTGCCAACCCTGCACTGATAACATGGAGTGAGCCAAAAACATTTGAGTTCTCCGTAATTGGACCCATCAATATAAGAGCAGGGTTCGATTTCATGACCCTCGACGACTACAATTATTTCTTTGGTGGAACTACTGACGCCTCTGGAAAAACAACCGGCAGATATCTCACCAATGACGATGAACTCAGGTTCAGAGAATTGTTCAAGGATGAGAGCAGTATGATTGTGGGTGCTTCATTCACCATGTTTTCTGCGACATACAATGCGGGTCCTTCGATAGGTGCTTTCGGATTCAACATTACCGATCAATTCTATTCCAAAGCCGTAATTCCGGAAACATTTGCCAAACTTGCTCTGGAAGGAAATGTTCAAAATCAGTTATATGATTTTGGTGGTACGAAGTTCGGTGCCAACTGGATGAGAAAGTATGGTTTGACATATGCCAGGGATTTCAAACTGTTCAACTGGAAACAGGTCTCTGCCGGTATTACGATGAATCTGGTACACGGATACGGCTATGCCGCTATTGATTACATCAGGACCAGTTTCAGTTTCGATGCGAATAATCAGCTAACCGGAACCGGTGACTACAGAGCAATCTCTGCATTCTCGCCTGATTTTGGTATCAAGTATGATTTTGATTCAACTGATATACAAAAAGGGAAGAATTTCTTCCCCTTCCCTTCACCGGGAGGAACCGGATTTGGAATTGATCTTGGGTTTGCAGCTCAGATCAATGATAAATGGTCAATCGGACTGGCAATTACTGACATCGGTTCGATAAACTGGACACAGAAGACTGCCGAATTTAAAGCAGAAGGAGGAATCTTCCTTAATGACCTTCTCGATCAAAAACAAAGAGATTCACTAGTAAATGTTCTAAAAGGAAAAGCAAAATCGACAGGTGAATTTTCGACAGCACTCCCCGGGGCATTGAGGTTTGGAACCGCCTTCAAAACTGGTGGCAGCAGTGGTGACTGGTTATTCGCTTCCGATTTTAATTTTGGATTCAATGATCAACCCGGCAACAGTACTGCAATGAGATGGTCGATGGGTATGGAATGGAATCCAAAAGCAAGCTGGCTACCATGGTTCAGGACAGGATTCTCGGTAGGCGGTGGTACGATTGCGAGCTGGTCGTTTGGTGGAGGATTCAAAATATGGAAAATATACTTTGATGGTGCAACCTACGATTTCCAGTATCTCTTCAGCCCTTCAAAAGCTAAAAGAGTTTCGGTATCACTTGGTGCAAGATGGAGATTTGATTAA
- a CDS encoding MarC family protein has product MNELIQFGILSFVAFFTLINPVATMPVFMTMTASLDEKNRARTAKKASIAALITLLLFAFSGQLLFKFFGISVNSFRVVGGVIFFMMGMDMLQARLVTVKIKESEIRSYVNDISITPLAIPMITGPGAITTSIVLMEQAVTIEMKAVLVLVIVLVLLLTWIILLSSSKIINLLGETGNNVLMRLMGLIVMVIAVEFFFSGLKPILADILNSKISL; this is encoded by the coding sequence ATGAACGAACTGATTCAATTTGGAATACTTAGTTTTGTGGCATTTTTTACGCTGATAAATCCTGTTGCCACGATGCCTGTCTTTATGACAATGACAGCATCGCTTGATGAGAAAAACAGGGCGCGGACGGCAAAGAAAGCATCGATAGCAGCATTGATAACATTGTTGCTTTTTGCATTTTCAGGGCAGTTGTTGTTTAAATTTTTCGGAATATCGGTGAACAGTTTCAGAGTGGTAGGTGGAGTCATTTTCTTTATGATGGGGATGGACATGCTTCAAGCCCGTCTTGTCACAGTAAAAATAAAAGAATCTGAAATTCGAAGCTATGTCAACGACATTTCAATTACACCGCTTGCCATACCCATGATTACCGGACCCGGCGCTATCACTACATCAATCGTTCTGATGGAACAGGCAGTCACGATAGAGATGAAGGCAGTACTCGTGCTGGTCATAGTCCTTGTTCTCCTTCTTACCTGGATCATTTTATTAAGTTCTTCGAAAATCATAAATCTACTCGGTGAAACCGGTAACAATGTTTTGATGAGATTAATGGGACTTATTGTCATGGTTATTGCAGTGGAATTTTTCTTTTCAGGATTAAAACCAATTCTGGCAGATATTCTCAACTCTAAAATATCATTGTAA
- a CDS encoding DUF3570 domain-containing protein, with protein sequence MVRALIISLLLVTLSFCQNLPESDLQVNLNGYFDNFGVFVAYPVISVTKQIGATTSINGRYLVDMISAASMKSLFRVDGVTSASRRTEGGGKFPDEIRHEFTGGVTQLFGEVKASLNAIYSTEHDYYSRTIAADISLPFALKNTIISLGVVKSWDIVAPDNRDWQKDKNVISLSAGLTQNISPAWVMQMNLWYSNNTGFLNDAYQVVAINELGRVRFYSPAYPDSRDRRAASLRTVFSLDELSSLQLGYRYYWDTWDISSNTANILYQRHLSKNIRAALGWRIYNQTKAYFFLPEYSGPVELMAVDSKLNESVSNEFELSFKFASDIFKNIPLLNSIMKETAELSVGLNFYMRNTSTPDWHSRYRMLYAYIFTLGYKYNF encoded by the coding sequence GTGGTTAGAGCTTTAATTATCTCCCTACTCCTGGTTACTCTCTCATTTTGCCAGAATCTGCCCGAAAGCGATTTGCAAGTCAATCTGAACGGTTATTTCGATAATTTTGGAGTATTCGTCGCCTATCCCGTTATTTCTGTTACAAAACAGATTGGTGCCACCACCTCAATCAACGGACGGTACCTTGTCGACATGATTTCCGCTGCATCAATGAAAAGTCTTTTCAGAGTGGACGGTGTCACTTCCGCTTCCAGAAGAACCGAAGGCGGGGGCAAATTCCCTGACGAAATAAGACATGAATTTACAGGTGGCGTCACTCAACTTTTTGGCGAAGTAAAAGCATCACTGAATGCGATCTATTCCACCGAGCACGATTACTATTCCAGAACCATTGCGGCCGACATTTCACTCCCTTTTGCATTAAAAAACACTATTATATCTTTGGGTGTTGTAAAGAGCTGGGATATTGTCGCTCCTGATAACAGAGACTGGCAAAAGGATAAAAATGTTATTTCCCTAAGTGCAGGACTTACTCAAAACATTTCACCCGCATGGGTAATGCAGATGAACCTTTGGTATTCAAACAATACCGGTTTCCTGAATGACGCCTATCAGGTGGTTGCCATTAATGAACTGGGCAGGGTGCGATTTTACTCCCCTGCTTATCCCGATTCAAGAGACAGACGGGCCGCAAGTCTGCGAACAGTCTTTTCTCTCGATGAACTCTCGTCACTTCAACTGGGCTACAGATATTACTGGGACACTTGGGATATTTCGTCGAATACTGCAAACATCCTGTATCAGAGACACCTCAGCAAAAATATAAGAGCGGCTTTGGGATGGAGAATCTACAATCAGACCAAGGCATATTTTTTCCTGCCGGAATATTCCGGACCCGTCGAACTGATGGCTGTCGATTCAAAACTTAATGAATCAGTGAGCAATGAGTTTGAATTGAGCTTTAAATTTGCAAGTGACATCTTTAAAAACATACCTCTGCTCAACTCGATTATGAAAGAGACAGCAGAGCTTTCGGTCGGACTCAATTTTTATATGAGAAATACTTCCACGCCTGACTGGCACAGCCGCTACAGAATGCTCTATGCATATATTTTCACACTCGGTTATAAATACAATTTTTAA
- a CDS encoding NusG domain II-containing protein yields MKRRDFIKTGALLAGALSLPSIAKSFTPAELVTGSSLAIITNDADAAAALAQSFFAKTGASERLKYEEFDLTGEFLGDIVFVDKGKLVNFRSEHDQKSGLLAEISSKLGLPAKLTNPKFVRFLSVADTSDENKSIRIFSNNSLVKEIKLNNELVTFSVEGAQGASEFQLSKAGIKVVGAPCGHKTCMKLGTASIAGESLVCIPNRVRAVVYGAQSSLFDAISH; encoded by the coding sequence ATGAAAAGAAGAGATTTTATCAAAACGGGAGCATTATTGGCGGGAGCACTTTCACTCCCTTCGATTGCAAAAAGCTTCACACCGGCGGAGCTTGTGACAGGATCATCCCTCGCCATTATTACAAATGACGCCGATGCGGCAGCAGCTCTGGCTCAGTCCTTCTTCGCAAAAACCGGAGCATCTGAAAGACTGAAGTACGAGGAATTCGACCTCACTGGAGAGTTTCTTGGTGATATAGTTTTCGTCGACAAGGGAAAACTTGTCAACTTCCGTTCGGAGCATGATCAGAAATCGGGACTCCTGGCGGAAATATCATCCAAACTCGGCTTGCCTGCAAAATTGACAAATCCAAAATTTGTAAGATTTCTCTCTGTTGCCGATACTTCAGACGAAAATAAATCGATCCGGATTTTTAGCAACAATTCCCTCGTTAAAGAAATTAAACTAAACAATGAACTTGTTACATTCAGTGTTGAAGGTGCACAAGGGGCTTCAGAGTTCCAACTCTCAAAAGCCGGTATTAAAGTTGTTGGAGCGCCCTGTGGTCACAAAACATGTATGAAACTGGGAACCGCCTCCATCGCCGGTGAATCCCTGGTCTGCATTCCCAACAGAGTAAGAGCCGTTGTTTACGGAGCACAGAGCAGTCTGTTTGATGCCATTTCGCATTAG
- a CDS encoding response regulator yields the protein MGNSIFLGLVQNTALLVALGLIYNLIRGLSFIPNRYVKQILIGIFTGAIGIALMGTTWVLSEGVVFDTRSVLISFAGLFFGTIPTVIGMVMLALYRISMGGDGATMGVAVVIVTGTIGLIWRQVRKDNLIRLSLGELYLFGLLVHIGMMACTILLPDATRMSTIAKIGIPVLLIYPVGEMLLGWMLIAGEKHNLTLKALAEREKSFRGLFDTVDEAIFVQNCGGEFLDVNRGASKMYGYPREELIGKKLDFLSAPEQNDLALLKEKLSKTFEGEPQELEFWGLRSNGDVFPKLLKFYKGTFYDQDAVIGLAQDLTERKKAEMELIEAKEKAEEANKLKSNFLANMSHELRTPMIGIIGYSEMMMEPEFSEESRHIGSIIFNSATRLMQTLNLILDLSRIESGKTELNYTVLDITGLVQEVVRRYEAAARNKGLRIGVKTDHSDLMCRVDARLFDQILSNLVDNAIKFTHKGEVEIFAGEEESESQKWLTVQVRDTGIGISEKDQTLIWEEFRQASEGWGRGYEGSGLGLSLTKKFIKIMGGTVSVSSRLGFGSIFTFKLPVDKAIGETILTEKDDIVNSSKKGVSVVAMREKENIIIIDDDEVTIDVSRAFLRDNYNVDSAGTIQEALEMIKKNRYSLILLDINLGKGVTGFQVLDELKKMPDYKDVPVIAVTAYAMVGDREIFLKAGCNDYISKPFTRQTLIAACDKATGNLSL from the coding sequence ATGGGAAATTCCATTTTCCTTGGACTGGTTCAAAATACCGCACTGCTTGTGGCACTCGGTTTAATCTATAATTTGATCCGGGGTTTGAGTTTTATTCCGAACAGGTATGTCAAACAAATACTAATCGGAATATTCACAGGTGCCATCGGGATTGCGCTGATGGGAACGACCTGGGTACTGTCTGAGGGAGTTGTTTTTGATACCCGTTCAGTGTTGATATCCTTTGCAGGCTTGTTTTTTGGCACCATTCCCACTGTTATCGGGATGGTGATGCTTGCCCTTTACAGAATAAGTATGGGTGGTGATGGGGCGACCATGGGTGTGGCAGTCGTAATAGTAACAGGAACCATCGGATTAATATGGAGGCAGGTAAGAAAAGACAACCTTATTAGACTTTCCCTGGGTGAGTTGTATCTCTTCGGGCTTCTCGTTCATATCGGTATGATGGCTTGCACGATACTGTTGCCAGATGCAACAAGAATGTCAACGATTGCAAAAATCGGCATTCCGGTACTTCTCATTTATCCTGTTGGCGAAATGCTCCTCGGTTGGATGTTGATTGCGGGAGAGAAACACAATCTTACTTTAAAAGCGCTTGCTGAAAGGGAGAAAAGCTTCAGGGGACTTTTTGATACCGTAGATGAAGCCATTTTTGTGCAAAACTGCGGTGGAGAATTCCTCGATGTAAACAGGGGTGCATCAAAAATGTACGGCTACCCTCGGGAAGAGTTGATCGGGAAAAAACTCGATTTTCTTTCAGCCCCGGAACAGAATGACCTTGCATTGCTAAAAGAGAAATTGAGCAAAACATTTGAAGGAGAGCCTCAGGAACTGGAGTTTTGGGGTCTCAGGAGCAATGGAGATGTTTTTCCGAAGCTACTAAAATTTTATAAGGGTACCTTTTACGATCAGGACGCGGTTATCGGGCTTGCTCAGGATCTGACTGAAAGAAAAAAGGCAGAGATGGAGTTGATAGAAGCTAAGGAAAAGGCAGAGGAAGCCAACAAGCTGAAATCCAATTTCCTTGCTAACATGAGTCACGAACTCAGAACCCCGATGATCGGGATAATCGGATACTCCGAAATGATGATGGAGCCCGAATTCAGCGAGGAATCGAGACACATCGGTTCGATAATTTTTAACTCAGCCACAAGATTAATGCAAACCCTGAATCTTATCCTTGATCTTTCAAGAATTGAGTCGGGGAAAACAGAATTGAATTATACTGTTTTGGATATAACAGGCCTGGTTCAGGAGGTCGTCCGCCGATACGAAGCCGCTGCAAGGAACAAGGGCTTGCGAATAGGGGTAAAAACGGATCATTCAGATTTGATGTGCAGGGTGGACGCCAGGTTGTTCGACCAGATTTTGAGTAATCTGGTGGATAATGCCATCAAATTTACTCACAAAGGTGAGGTCGAAATATTCGCAGGCGAAGAGGAGTCAGAGAGTCAAAAATGGCTGACGGTGCAGGTAAGAGACACCGGAATCGGCATTTCAGAAAAGGATCAGACTCTGATCTGGGAGGAGTTCAGACAGGCGAGTGAGGGTTGGGGACGCGGTTATGAGGGCTCCGGGCTTGGTTTATCGCTGACAAAGAAATTTATAAAAATTATGGGCGGGACCGTCTCTGTCTCAAGCAGGTTGGGCTTCGGTTCCATATTTACATTCAAACTTCCGGTTGACAAAGCAATCGGAGAGACAATACTAACAGAAAAAGATGACATAGTCAATTCATCAAAAAAAGGAGTGAGTGTTGTAGCCATGAGGGAAAAGGAGAATATCATCATAATTGATGATGATGAAGTTACAATAGATGTTTCAAGAGCTTTCCTGAGAGATAATTATAATGTTGATTCAGCGGGTACAATCCAGGAAGCCCTGGAAATGATAAAAAAGAACAGGTATTCTTTGATTCTTTTGGACATTAATCTCGGGAAAGGAGTCACAGGTTTTCAGGTTCTCGATGAACTGAAAAAGATGCCTGACTACAAGGATGTTCCGGTAATCGCAGTCACTGCGTATGCAATGGTTGGCG
- a CDS encoding DUF4266 domain-containing protein, giving the protein MKIKTVLFASLLFLALLFAGCATVKPWEKGLLGDPVMMIDSNPLEKGIFEHHLDYREGSVGGTGAQSGGCGCG; this is encoded by the coding sequence ATGAAGATTAAAACTGTTTTATTCGCATCTCTTTTATTTTTAGCACTCCTTTTTGCCGGTTGCGCAACAGTGAAGCCCTGGGAAAAAGGATTGCTAGGTGACCCGGTCATGATGATTGATTCGAATCCCCTTGAGAAGGGAATTTTTGAACATCATCTCGATTATCGTGAGGGGTCAGTCGGTGGCACGGGAGCACAGAGCGGAGGCTGCGGTTGTGGTTAG